The following are encoded together in the Naumannella cuiyingiana genome:
- a CDS encoding NRAMP family divalent metal transporter, with protein sequence MAATGEESTAEQAKSFASARRISLIGAIFMMATSAIGPGFITQTATFTAQLGAAFAFGILLSILIDFAIQLNVWRMVTVSGMFAPQLANRAIPGSGYLLAVLIIIGGLAFNIGNIAGAGLGLKVLFGLDPKIGGAISAAIAIAIFLSRRALAAVDRVLIVLGLVMIALTVYVAVVSGPPVADALRQTVLPDTLNFAAITTIVGGTVGGYITYSGAHKLLDSGTTGPEHVKEVNRAAVNGILVTGVMRYVLFLAILGVVASGVVLDTSGNPGAQAFQAAAGEVGFKVFGVVFWAAAISSVIGAAYTSSSFFSAFSDRLTQRTRSFITIGFIAVSLVLFLLWGAAPAAILVFVGGFNGLVLPIGLTIFMIIGWFRPGLLGDYRYPRWLLVVGTAATALSYYMGAVSIGPIFAMVSGS encoded by the coding sequence ATGGCAGCCACTGGTGAGGAATCCACCGCCGAACAGGCGAAGTCCTTCGCATCGGCCCGCCGGATCTCGCTGATCGGGGCGATCTTCATGATGGCCACCAGCGCCATCGGGCCCGGCTTCATCACCCAGACGGCCACCTTCACCGCCCAGCTCGGCGCAGCGTTCGCCTTCGGCATCTTGTTGTCGATCCTGATCGACTTCGCGATCCAGTTGAACGTCTGGCGAATGGTCACCGTGTCCGGGATGTTCGCACCGCAACTGGCGAACCGGGCGATCCCCGGGTCGGGGTACCTGCTCGCCGTGTTGATCATCATCGGCGGCCTGGCCTTCAACATCGGCAACATCGCCGGCGCAGGCCTGGGCCTGAAGGTGCTGTTCGGGCTCGACCCCAAGATCGGCGGTGCGATCAGCGCCGCCATCGCGATCGCGATCTTCCTCTCCCGGCGCGCGTTGGCCGCGGTCGATCGGGTGCTGATCGTGCTCGGGCTGGTGATGATCGCGCTGACGGTCTATGTCGCCGTGGTCTCGGGCCCACCCGTCGCCGACGCCCTGCGCCAGACGGTGCTGCCGGACACGCTCAACTTCGCCGCGATCACCACCATCGTCGGCGGCACCGTCGGCGGCTACATCACCTACTCCGGCGCGCACAAGCTGCTCGACTCCGGCACCACCGGCCCCGAGCACGTCAAGGAGGTGAACCGGGCGGCCGTCAACGGCATCCTGGTCACCGGCGTGATGCGCTACGTGCTCTTCCTGGCCATCCTCGGCGTGGTGGCCAGCGGCGTCGTGCTCGACACCTCGGGCAATCCCGGCGCACAGGCCTTCCAGGCCGCCGCCGGCGAGGTCGGTTTCAAGGTCTTCGGCGTGGTGTTCTGGGCGGCGGCAATCTCGTCGGTGATCGGCGCCGCGTACACCTCGAGCTCGTTCTTCTCCGCATTCAGCGACCGGCTCACCCAGCGCACCCGCAGCTTCATCACGATCGGCTTCATCGCGGTCTCGCTGGTGCTGTTCCTGCTCTGGGGCGCGGCCCCCGCGGCGATCCTCGTCTTCGTCGGCGGATTCAACGGCCTGGTGCTGCCGATCGGCCTGACCATCTTCATGATCATCGGCTGGTTCCGGCCCGGCCTGCTCGGCGACTACCGCTATCCCCGGTGGCTGCTGGTCGTCGGCACCGCAGCCACGGCCCTGAGCTACTACATGGGCGCGGTGTCGATCGGCCCGATCTTCGCCATGGTGTCGGGATCGTGA
- a CDS encoding purine-cytosine permease family protein, producing the protein MSKLAQGGSATSSPVTRAAEAPLVLTTEPPRPLGLWSQLAMWGNLGVSLFGPLTGALVAMTVGSLWGAVGAIIVGCLIGGLLLAGSACFGAVTGAPSMVSLRGLLGRRASTVPTALNIFQNIGWATMEIIVIATTAAYILGPQWRLPFVIIGGVLATLMAIRPLGTVRLLRKIMIWLVLACSVYLFVQVLMQPATPIDASAASGFWPGVDLAVAGVVSFAPLAADYARHSRTRLAAAGGAGIGYGLAAIGYYTLGVFAVVHLPGAADGDRLIGALVALPAGGIALAILMIDEVDEAFANIYSTTMSVQNLVGRADRRVVAVGVGLLAMLLAALLDFGQYQSFLYLIGSVFVPLFSVAAADFFWISRQRWDVSDRAPFRLAPVLAWACGFVAYQLIYPGDVPGWSALWTSVRDAIGFTAPSWLGSSVGAIVVSIGAMVILGSLSRALARR; encoded by the coding sequence ATGTCGAAGCTTGCCCAAGGTGGTTCTGCCACCAGTTCTCCCGTCACGCGGGCCGCGGAGGCCCCGCTCGTCCTCACCACCGAACCACCTCGCCCGCTCGGCCTGTGGAGCCAGCTCGCGATGTGGGGCAACCTCGGGGTGTCGCTCTTCGGTCCGCTCACCGGCGCCCTGGTCGCGATGACCGTCGGGTCGCTGTGGGGCGCCGTCGGCGCGATCATCGTCGGCTGCCTGATCGGGGGACTGCTGCTCGCGGGATCTGCCTGTTTCGGCGCCGTCACGGGCGCCCCGTCGATGGTCTCGCTGCGTGGCCTGCTCGGTCGCCGCGCCTCCACCGTGCCCACGGCCCTGAACATCTTCCAGAACATCGGCTGGGCCACGATGGAGATCATCGTGATCGCCACCACCGCGGCCTACATCCTCGGGCCGCAGTGGCGGTTGCCGTTCGTGATCATCGGCGGTGTGCTGGCGACGCTGATGGCGATCCGCCCGCTCGGCACCGTGCGGTTGCTGCGCAAGATCATGATCTGGTTGGTGCTGGCCTGTTCGGTCTATCTGTTCGTGCAGGTGCTGATGCAGCCGGCGACACCGATCGATGCCAGTGCCGCCTCCGGATTCTGGCCCGGTGTCGATCTTGCCGTCGCGGGCGTCGTCTCGTTCGCCCCGCTCGCCGCCGACTATGCGCGGCACTCCAGGACTAGGCTGGCCGCCGCCGGTGGGGCGGGCATCGGCTACGGGCTGGCGGCGATCGGCTACTACACGCTCGGGGTGTTTGCGGTGGTGCACCTGCCGGGTGCGGCCGACGGCGACCGGTTGATCGGCGCGCTGGTGGCCCTGCCGGCGGGCGGGATCGCGTTGGCAATCTTGATGATCGACGAGGTCGACGAGGCCTTCGCCAACATCTACTCGACCACCATGTCGGTGCAGAACCTGGTCGGCCGGGCGGACCGGCGCGTCGTCGCCGTCGGTGTCGGGCTGTTGGCGATGCTGCTGGCCGCACTGCTCGACTTCGGGCAGTACCAGTCGTTCCTCTATCTGATCGGCTCGGTCTTCGTGCCGCTGTTCTCGGTGGCGGCCGCGGACTTCTTCTGGATCAGTCGGCAGCGCTGGGACGTCTCCGACCGGGCGCCGTTCCGGTTGGCGCCGGTGCTGGCCTGGGCGTGCGGCTTCGTGGCGTACCAGTTGATCTACCCGGGCGACGTGCCCGGCTGGTCGGCACTGTGGACGAGCGTGCGGGACGCCATCGGCTTCACCGCGCCGAGCTGGCTCGGCTCCTCGGTGGGCGCCATCGTCGTCAGTATCGGGGCGATGGTGATCCTCGGCTCCCTGTCCCGGGCGCTGGCGCGCAGGTAA
- a CDS encoding DUF6882 domain-containing protein, with protein sequence MAGLTLDQIVNDGALWGLLAQHSLSTEIAGRLGDRREHDVDLAAPKLTISGDGASIEAVPHLIASVAPGPRTVRWAWALPELAELPAAALARRLRDFGQSQGVEPLTRAEVGFDEFSPSPEGSDETDSVAGQVAMIASQVIGEVPWFIAQAGETKVVTLLQGGPALPRPEIGDLMAALPEGLMAGQITDAPRAIRSLLNRIPAWRGEWGPAGVRISDGRGNVDVHLDGDGQVTEIEANS encoded by the coding sequence ATGGCCGGGCTGACCTTGGATCAGATCGTCAATGACGGCGCGCTGTGGGGGCTGCTGGCCCAACACAGCCTGAGCACCGAGATCGCCGGACGGCTCGGCGACCGTCGGGAGCACGACGTTGATCTTGCCGCCCCGAAGCTGACCATCAGCGGTGACGGCGCCAGCATCGAGGCGGTCCCGCACCTGATCGCCTCCGTCGCGCCCGGGCCGCGCACGGTCCGGTGGGCCTGGGCGCTGCCCGAGCTCGCCGAGCTGCCCGCGGCGGCGCTCGCCCGGCGCCTGCGCGACTTCGGCCAGAGCCAGGGGGTCGAGCCGCTGACCAGGGCCGAGGTGGGCTTCGACGAGTTCTCGCCGAGCCCGGAGGGATCGGACGAGACGGATTCCGTCGCCGGGCAGGTCGCCATGATCGCCAGTCAGGTGATCGGCGAGGTGCCGTGGTTCATCGCCCAGGCGGGCGAGACGAAGGTGGTGACGCTGCTGCAGGGCGGCCCTGCGCTGCCGCGGCCGGAGATCGGCGACCTGATGGCGGCGCTCCCGGAGGGGCTGATGGCCGGTCAGATCACCGACGCGCCGCGCGCGATCCGCAGCCTGTTGAACCGCATCCCCGCCTGGCGGGGCGAGTGGGGTCCGGCGGGGGTACGCATCTCCGACGGCCGCGGCAATGTTGACGTGCACCTCGACGGGGACGGCCAGGTGACCGAGATCGAGGCCAATTCCTGA
- the efeO gene encoding iron uptake system protein EfeO: protein MIKSHRCAGAACLVAALAVALAGCTDNTSGAAPGDPRALTVQSTDDACTVSGGGAPAGTLTFSVTNGGSQVTEFYLLGSDGLRILGEVENIGPGLSRDLVVNAPAGDYFTACKPGMIGDGIRNPFSVAPSDDQPAVSADDQQLAEQADQQYGSYVKDQTEQLLAQTRAFAEAYTAGSDDEARRLYPRARMHWERIEPVAESFGDLDPKMDAREADLQPGEEWTGWHVMEKDLWPQRAENYTALTTQERKRYADDLVANTEDLYNRTRDLTFSTDQIGNGATGLMEEVASGKVTGEEEYWSRTDLWDFQGNLEGARVAWQGLRPILQKKDPDLDATLEEEFAATQAELDSHRSGDGWKSYDELTEDDIKALSDRVNALGEPLSRLTAAVLS from the coding sequence ATGATCAAGTCCCACCGCTGCGCGGGAGCTGCCTGCCTCGTCGCGGCTCTCGCCGTCGCGCTCGCCGGCTGCACCGACAACACCTCCGGCGCCGCGCCGGGCGATCCGCGCGCGCTGACCGTGCAGTCCACCGACGACGCCTGCACGGTCTCCGGCGGCGGCGCACCGGCCGGCACCCTGACCTTCTCGGTGACCAACGGCGGCAGCCAGGTGACCGAGTTCTACCTGCTCGGATCCGACGGGTTGCGGATCCTCGGCGAGGTGGAGAACATCGGGCCCGGCCTGTCCCGTGACCTGGTCGTCAACGCGCCGGCCGGCGACTACTTCACCGCCTGCAAGCCGGGCATGATCGGCGACGGCATCCGCAACCCGTTCTCGGTCGCGCCGTCCGATGATCAACCGGCAGTCTCGGCCGATGATCAGCAGCTCGCCGAGCAGGCCGACCAGCAGTACGGCTCCTACGTCAAGGACCAGACCGAGCAGCTTCTCGCACAGACCCGCGCCTTCGCCGAGGCCTACACCGCGGGCTCCGACGACGAGGCCCGCCGGCTCTACCCCCGCGCCCGGATGCACTGGGAGCGGATCGAGCCGGTCGCGGAGTCCTTCGGCGATCTCGACCCGAAGATGGACGCGCGCGAGGCCGACCTGCAGCCCGGCGAGGAGTGGACCGGCTGGCACGTGATGGAGAAGGATCTGTGGCCGCAGCGGGCCGAGAACTACACCGCGCTGACCACGCAGGAGCGCAAGCGGTACGCCGACGACCTGGTCGCCAACACCGAGGACCTCTACAACCGCACCCGCGACCTGACCTTCAGCACCGACCAGATCGGCAACGGTGCGACCGGGCTGATGGAGGAGGTGGCCTCGGGCAAGGTCACCGGCGAGGAGGAGTACTGGTCGCGCACCGACCTGTGGGACTTCCAGGGCAATCTCGAGGGCGCGCGGGTCGCCTGGCAGGGGCTGCGGCCGATCCTGCAGAAGAAGGATCCCGATCTGGACGCCACCTTGGAAGAAGAGTTCGCCGCCACCCAGGCCGAGCTGGACTCCCACCGCAGCGGGGACGGCTGGAAGAGCTACGACGAGCTCACCGAGGACGACATCAAGGCCCTCTCCGACCGGGTCAATGCGCTCGGCGAGCCGCTCTCCCGGCTGACCGCGGCCGTCTTGTCCTGA
- the aat gene encoding leucyl/phenylalanyl-tRNA--protein transferase encodes MGVFLHPSSWPDQDLVSFSTGLDESLVVEGYATGAFPMPLGGVGPRDGEPLIAWYSPVRRGILPLDGMRVTRSLRKSAKRYAITTDTAFEQVLDGCADERREGGWIDDDIRRTYRALFRRGLAHSVEAWGPGGRLVGGLYGVGLGGLFAGESMFHDPEHGRDASKAALLALVGILGGDGRPRLLDVQWRTDHLGSLGVIEIPRAEYLQRLAVALELPAPAWP; translated from the coding sequence GTGGGCGTCTTTCTGCACCCGAGCTCCTGGCCCGACCAGGATCTCGTCTCCTTCTCCACCGGCCTCGACGAGTCGCTGGTCGTGGAGGGCTATGCCACGGGCGCCTTTCCGATGCCGCTCGGCGGGGTGGGTCCGCGCGACGGCGAGCCGTTGATCGCCTGGTACTCGCCCGTCCGCCGCGGCATCCTGCCGCTGGACGGGATGCGGGTCACCCGCTCCTTGCGCAAGAGCGCGAAGCGGTACGCCATCACCACCGACACCGCCTTCGAGCAGGTGCTGGACGGCTGCGCCGACGAGCGCCGCGAGGGGGGCTGGATCGACGACGACATCCGGCGGACCTACCGCGCCCTGTTCCGGCGCGGGCTGGCGCACTCGGTCGAGGCCTGGGGGCCGGGCGGCCGGCTGGTCGGGGGGCTGTACGGCGTCGGGCTCGGCGGCCTGTTCGCCGGCGAGTCGATGTTCCACGACCCCGAGCACGGCCGGGACGCATCGAAGGCGGCGCTGCTGGCGCTGGTCGGGATCCTCGGCGGCGACGGCCGGCCCCGGCTGCTCGACGTGCAATGGCGTACCGATCACCTGGGCAGCCTCGGGGTGATCGAGATCCCCCGGGCGGAGTATCTGCAGCGGCTGGCCGTCGCCCTCGAACTGCCGGCCCCCGCCTGGCCCTGA
- a CDS encoding rhodanese-like domain-containing protein, translating to MNHTEIPGTDPAGAQRLIDEGYQLLDVRTQEEWDEAHVDGATHIPLDQLVERADEVGDRVVAMCKGGGRSARATAYLRSAGRDVINLEGGITGWVEQGRPVVGAG from the coding sequence ATGAACCACACCGAGATCCCCGGCACCGACCCGGCCGGCGCGCAGCGGCTGATCGACGAGGGCTACCAGTTGCTCGATGTGCGTACCCAGGAGGAGTGGGACGAGGCCCACGTCGACGGCGCCACGCACATCCCGCTCGATCAGTTGGTCGAGCGCGCCGACGAGGTCGGCGACCGGGTGGTCGCGATGTGCAAGGGCGGCGGCCGGTCGGCGCGCGCCACGGCGTACCTGCGATCCGCGGGCCGCGACGTGATCAATCTCGAGGGTGGGATCACCGGCTGGGTCGAGCAGGGCCGGCCCGTTGTCGGCGCCGGCTGA
- a CDS encoding GntR family transcriptional regulator produces MRTNDAPSRVPGARLDLAERTAAELRSMIIDGALAPGQQLHEAALAQSLGVSRNSLREAYRIGIHDGLLERHNHRGVFVRVPSLASLLDIYRVRRMIEEQAVRHAVPRHPALGAVREAVAAAQEHRRAGRWRQVGSMNMAFHAGLVALADSERLDQWFARLAAELRLAFRTIADAEYLHAPFVDANASIAALLAEGRMAEAADALDAYFTRSERTLVAAYARG; encoded by the coding sequence GTGCGGACCAATGACGCGCCGAGCCGGGTGCCCGGTGCGCGACTCGATCTGGCCGAGCGCACCGCCGCCGAGCTGCGTTCGATGATCATCGATGGTGCGCTTGCGCCGGGCCAGCAGTTGCACGAGGCGGCGCTCGCCCAGAGCCTGGGGGTCTCGCGCAACTCGCTGCGGGAGGCGTACCGGATCGGAATCCACGACGGCCTGCTGGAGCGGCACAACCATCGCGGCGTCTTCGTCCGGGTGCCGAGCCTCGCCTCGCTGCTCGACATCTACCGAGTGCGGCGGATGATCGAGGAACAGGCGGTACGCCATGCCGTGCCCCGGCACCCCGCGCTCGGCGCCGTCCGCGAGGCGGTCGCCGCCGCGCAGGAGCATCGCCGCGCGGGCCGCTGGCGCCAGGTCGGGTCGATGAACATGGCCTTCCACGCGGGCCTGGTCGCCCTGGCCGACAGCGAGCGGCTCGACCAGTGGTTCGCGCGCCTGGCCGCTGAGCTGCGGCTGGCGTTTCGCACGATTGCCGATGCCGAGTACCTGCACGCGCCCTTCGTGGACGCCAATGCATCGATTGCCGCGCTGCTCGCCGAGGGGCGGATGGCCGAGGCGGCCGATGCCCTCGATGCCTACTTCACCCGCTCCGAGCGGACATTGGTCGCGGCCTACGCCCGAGGCTGA
- a CDS encoding Fpg/Nei family DNA glycosylase: MPELPEVESLRGFLAEKTAGRSIARLDLAAFSALKTYDPPPAALQGLAISGVSRHGKWLDLDAQGVHLIFHLARAGWLRWSDELPAAPPKPGKGPLAARVRLDDDSGFDLTEAGTQRKLAIHVVTDPQQVPGIATLGPDPLADDFGPDRLREILDAAGRAQLKGVLRDQRQLAGVGNAYSDEILHAARLSPFKAASALTDDEHDRLYAALRGELAEAVRRSAGLAAKDLKGEKKSGMRVHGRTGQACATCGDTIAEVSFADSSLQYCPTCQTGGKPLADRRMSRLLK; the protein is encoded by the coding sequence ATGCCGGAGCTGCCCGAGGTGGAGTCGCTGCGCGGCTTCCTGGCCGAGAAGACCGCCGGCCGTTCGATCGCGCGCCTCGACCTCGCCGCATTCTCGGCGCTGAAGACCTACGATCCGCCGCCGGCGGCGCTGCAGGGTCTGGCGATCTCCGGGGTCAGCCGGCACGGCAAATGGCTCGACCTCGACGCCCAGGGCGTACACCTGATCTTCCACCTCGCCCGCGCGGGCTGGCTGCGCTGGTCCGACGAGCTGCCTGCCGCGCCGCCCAAGCCGGGCAAGGGGCCGCTGGCCGCGCGGGTCCGGCTCGACGACGACTCCGGCTTCGACCTGACCGAGGCCGGTACCCAGCGCAAGCTCGCCATCCACGTGGTGACCGACCCGCAACAGGTGCCCGGGATCGCCACGCTCGGCCCCGATCCGCTGGCCGACGACTTCGGGCCCGATCGCCTGCGCGAGATTCTCGACGCGGCCGGCCGCGCCCAGCTCAAGGGCGTGCTGCGCGACCAGCGCCAGCTCGCCGGCGTCGGCAATGCCTATTCCGACGAGATCCTGCACGCGGCGAGGCTGTCGCCGTTCAAGGCGGCGAGCGCGCTCACCGACGACGAGCACGATCGGCTGTACGCCGCCCTGCGTGGCGAGCTCGCCGAGGCGGTACGCCGGTCGGCCGGCCTCGCCGCCAAGGACCTGAAGGGCGAGAAGAAGTCGGGCATGCGGGTGCACGGGCGTACCGGGCAGGCGTGTGCGACCTGCGGTGACACGATCGCCGAGGTGAGCTTCGCCGACTCCTCGCTGCAGTACTGCCCGACCTGTCAGACCGGCGGCAAACCCCTGGCCGATCGGCGGATGTCACGTCTGCTGAAGTGA
- the efeB gene encoding iron uptake transporter deferrochelatase/peroxidase subunit, with product MTLSRRGLIGAAGGAAAVGAAGLAGGLALGRTAEPPPDPLARTYPFHGAHQAGIATPAQDRLHFAAFDVLTDDRAKLARLLRAWTTAAARLTQGLAAGEQGPTGGSYQAPPDDTGEAIGLPPSGLTLTFGVGPALFDRFGLGQRRPEALTPLPAFPGDALDPDRSDGDLCVQACADDPQVAVHAIRNLARIGMGTVSVRWSQLGFGRTSSTSTAQPTPRNMFGFKDGTANLKAEEPDLLDRHVWVPAGRDPREDWLVGGSYLVARRINMTIETWDRTSLAEQERVIGRSKAEGAPLSGGDEFAAPDFAAAGRGGLPLIDPRSHVALAHPDANDGVQLLRRGYNFVDGSTRLGRLDAGLFFLAFVTDPRTHFIPMQTRLASRDALQEYLRHTGSGLWAVLPGVNEGGWLGETLLA from the coding sequence ATGACCCTGTCGCGGCGCGGCCTGATCGGCGCCGCCGGGGGCGCTGCGGCCGTGGGCGCCGCCGGCCTGGCGGGCGGCCTGGCGCTCGGTCGCACCGCCGAGCCGCCGCCCGACCCGCTTGCCCGGACGTATCCGTTCCACGGCGCGCACCAGGCGGGCATCGCCACGCCCGCCCAGGATCGACTGCACTTCGCCGCCTTCGACGTGCTGACCGACGACCGGGCCAAGCTGGCGCGGCTGCTGCGCGCCTGGACCACCGCGGCCGCCCGGCTCACCCAGGGCCTGGCAGCCGGCGAACAGGGCCCGACCGGTGGTTCCTACCAGGCCCCGCCGGATGACACCGGCGAGGCCATCGGCCTGCCCCCGTCGGGCCTGACGCTGACCTTCGGCGTCGGACCGGCGCTGTTCGACCGGTTCGGCCTGGGACAGCGGCGACCGGAGGCGCTGACGCCGCTGCCCGCGTTTCCCGGCGACGCCCTCGATCCCGATCGCTCCGACGGCGATCTGTGCGTCCAGGCCTGCGCGGACGACCCGCAGGTCGCCGTGCACGCGATCCGCAATCTCGCCCGGATCGGCATGGGCACGGTGTCGGTACGCTGGAGCCAGCTCGGCTTCGGGCGTACCTCCTCCACGTCGACGGCGCAGCCGACCCCGCGGAACATGTTCGGCTTCAAGGACGGCACCGCCAACCTGAAGGCAGAGGAGCCCGACCTGCTCGACCGGCACGTCTGGGTGCCCGCCGGCCGCGATCCCCGGGAGGACTGGCTGGTCGGCGGCAGCTACCTCGTGGCGCGCCGGATCAACATGACGATCGAGACCTGGGACCGGACCTCGCTCGCCGAACAGGAGCGGGTGATCGGCCGCAGCAAGGCCGAAGGGGCACCGCTCAGCGGCGGCGACGAATTCGCGGCGCCGGACTTCGCGGCCGCGGGTCGCGGCGGGCTCCCGCTTATCGATCCGCGAAGCCATGTCGCGCTCGCCCACCCCGATGCCAATGACGGCGTGCAGTTGCTGCGCCGCGGCTACAACTTCGTGGACGGCAGCACGCGGCTCGGCCGACTCGATGCCGGGCTGTTCTTCCTCGCCTTCGTGACCGACCCGCGGACCCACTTCATCCCGATGCAGACCCGGCTGGCGAGCCGGGATGCACTACAGGAGTACCTGCGCCACACCGGCTCGGGCCTGTGGGCCGTGCTGCCCGGGGTCAACGAGGGCGGCTGGCTCGGCGAGACCCTGCTCGCCTGA
- the efeU gene encoding iron uptake transporter permease EfeU, with the protein MLANYLIGLREGLEACLIVSILIAYLVKTGRRELLSRIWLGVGIAVVISLAFGAVLTFGPRGLTFEAQEAIGGALSIIAVGFVTWMILWMATAAKSLGRVLREKVDRSGGGWSLVVIAMLAVGREGLETALILWAATQGATGGSGAIPLLGAVLGIATAIVLGFLFYSGALRIDLGKFFAITGAFLIIVAAGVLAYGVHDLQEAGILPGLHSLAFDVSAIIPPASWYGTLLKGIFNFSPATTWLEFAAWWAYLLIVGFLFLRALRRTSAAAAPVPTGEPA; encoded by the coding sequence ATGCTCGCCAACTACCTGATCGGTCTGCGCGAGGGCCTGGAGGCCTGCCTGATCGTCAGCATCCTGATCGCCTACCTGGTCAAGACCGGCCGGCGCGAACTGCTGTCCCGGATCTGGCTCGGCGTGGGCATCGCCGTCGTCATCTCGCTCGCCTTCGGCGCCGTACTGACCTTTGGCCCGCGCGGCCTGACCTTCGAGGCCCAGGAGGCCATCGGCGGCGCCCTGTCGATCATCGCGGTCGGCTTCGTCACCTGGATGATCTTGTGGATGGCTACCGCTGCCAAGTCGCTCGGGCGGGTGCTGCGCGAGAAGGTCGACCGGTCCGGCGGCGGCTGGTCGCTCGTGGTGATCGCGATGTTGGCGGTCGGTCGCGAGGGGCTGGAGACCGCGTTGATCCTGTGGGCGGCGACCCAGGGCGCCACCGGCGGCAGCGGCGCGATCCCGCTGCTCGGCGCCGTGCTCGGCATCGCCACCGCAATCGTGCTCGGCTTCTTGTTCTACTCAGGCGCCCTGCGAATCGACCTCGGCAAGTTCTTCGCGATCACCGGGGCGTTCCTGATCATCGTCGCCGCGGGCGTGCTGGCCTACGGGGTGCACGATCTGCAGGAGGCAGGCATCCTGCCCGGCCTGCACTCGCTGGCCTTCGACGTCAGCGCGATCATCCCGCCGGCATCGTGGTACGGCACGCTGCTGAAGGGCATCTTCAACTTCTCTCCCGCCACGACCTGGCTGGAGTTCGCCGCCTGGTGGGCCTATCTGCTCATCGTCGGTTTCCTGTTCCTGCGCGCGCTTCGGCGTACCTCCGCCGCGGCCGCGCCCGTCCCTACCGGAGAACCTGCATGA
- a CDS encoding EcsC family protein encodes MASVGRTLAQNLTAERTTEVAGGALRRVLELAIDGIGVLPGARTAAGRHLERVGQVEGAIDGVISQHVALAGAQGFATNVGGMLTLPISIPTNLTGLAVLQTRMVAGVAHLRGYDLEKGQVRTALLMCLLGADSLERAEESIPRRPMIVATAPVFDPRLDRKIATLVVGHLSTRVTGKQAALMFTKRVPVLGGGVGAAVDGWETRATGLFAKQELVARRAIPS; translated from the coding sequence ATGGCATCAGTGGGCCGCACGCTCGCGCAGAACCTGACCGCCGAGCGGACCACCGAGGTCGCCGGAGGCGCGCTGCGGCGCGTCCTCGAACTGGCGATCGACGGCATCGGCGTGCTCCCGGGGGCGCGCACCGCCGCCGGCCGCCACCTCGAGCGGGTCGGCCAGGTCGAGGGCGCGATCGACGGGGTGATCTCCCAGCACGTCGCGCTCGCCGGCGCCCAGGGGTTCGCCACCAACGTCGGCGGCATGCTGACCCTGCCGATCTCCATCCCGACCAATCTCACCGGCCTTGCCGTGCTGCAGACGCGAATGGTTGCCGGGGTCGCGCACCTGCGCGGGTACGACTTGGAGAAGGGACAGGTACGCACGGCGCTGCTGATGTGTCTGCTCGGTGCCGACAGCCTGGAGCGGGCCGAGGAGTCGATCCCTCGGCGCCCGATGATCGTTGCGACCGCCCCGGTCTTCGACCCGCGCCTCGATCGCAAGATCGCCACGCTCGTCGTCGGCCACCTGAGCACCCGGGTGACGGGCAAGCAGGCGGCGCTGATGTTCACCAAGCGGGTGCCGGTGCTCGGCGGCGGGGTCGGTGCCGCGGTCGACGGCTGGGAGACGCGCGCCACCGGTCTGTTCGCCAAGCAGGAGCTGGTCGCCCGCCGCGCGATCCCGAGCTGA